One stretch of Argiope bruennichi chromosome 3, qqArgBrue1.1, whole genome shotgun sequence DNA includes these proteins:
- the LOC129964109 gene encoding protoporphyrinogen oxidase-like encodes MATVGILGGGISGLSCAYYLKTLGQFKIKYIFLLDKNPKFGGWIQTTRFPDGAVFEHGPRTLRVGTKAGYNALELADKLALSSRILPITREHPVAKTNFILANNQLLPLPREIFKFFRKSPPFSKPVISYIFKEIRTKNAHLDDESVYDFATRRIGEDVARYAFDPMCRGITAGDCRELSVRSMFPFMYESEKKHGSVIKGLSKSQRIEDAADFIKNDLVLTAYKEIWRMWTLKTGLGELIDALAGTIDERGKTDLIFDAKCSSLNFKDNKVEVVADNEHIEVDHVFSSIPSHELSPLLSGYPILADNLKAISSVDVAVVYLEYENDIIGDKTGFGYLVPSFEDSKVLGIVFDSCCFPELNGRGKTRLSCMIGGRWFKNFFGDPETVSEGTLLQVATEEVSKRFNTGDKPIRHKVLLQRNCIPQYVVGHYLKLQNIEEEIKKNNLNLSLIGASYKGAGVPDCIYNARLSVENYLKSL; translated from the coding sequence atggCTACTGTTGGCATTCTAGGTGGTGGAATAAGTGGTTTATCAtgtgcttattatttaaaaacccttggtcaattcaaaatcaaatatatttttcttttggataaaaatcctaaattcggaGGATGGATTCAAACTACACGATTTCCTGATGGTGCAGTATTTGAGCACGGACCTAGGACTCTTCGAGTAGGTACAAAAGCTGGATATAATGCTTTAGAATTAGCAGACAAATTAGCGCTGTCTTCACGAATTCTGCCGATCACAAGAGAACACCCTGTTGcgaaaactaattttattcttgCTAACAATCAGCTGCTTCCATTGCCaagagaaatattcaaattttttcgtAAATCGCCTCCTTTTTCTAAACCTGttatcagttatatttttaaagaaataagaactaAGAATGCACATTTAGATGATGAATCTGTTTATGATTTTGCTACAAGAAGAATTGGTGAGGATGTTGCCAGATATGCATTTGATCCAATGTGCAGGGGAATTACAGCTGGTGATTGCCGTGAATTGAGTGTGAGATCAATGTTTCCATTTATGTATGAATCTGAGAAAAAGCATGGATCTGTGATCAAAGGATTATCAAAGAGCCAAAGGATTGAAGATGCTGcagattttataaagaatgatcTTGTTTTAACAGCATATAAAGAGATTTGGAGGATGTGGACTCTTAAAACAGGTTTAGGTGAATTAATTGATGCTTTAGCTGGAACCATAGATGAGCGGGgaaaaacagatttaatttttgatgctaAATGCTCTAGCTTAAATTTCAAGGATAATAAAGTTGAAGTTGTAGCAGATAATGAACACATTGAAGTAGATCATGTTTTCTCTAGCATTCCATCTCATGAACTCTCGCCATTATTAAGTGGATATCCTATTTTAGCTGATAATCTTAAGGCCATATCTTCAGTAGATGTTGCTGTTGTCTATCTGGAATATGAGAATGACATTATTGGTGACAAGACAGGATTTGGATATTTAGTTCCATCTTTTGAGGATTCTAAAGTTCTTGGTATAGTGTTTGATTCATGCTGCTTTCCTGAATTAAATGGTAGAGGCAAAACACGTCTGAGTTGCATGATAGGAGGTCGCTGGTTTAAGAACTTCTTTGGGGATCCAGAAACTGTTTCAGAGGGTACATTATTACAAGTTGCAACGGAAGAAGTATCTAAGCGTTTCAATACAGGTGATAAGCCAATACGTCACAAAGTTTTATTGCAAAGAAATTGTATACCTCAATATGTAGTAGGACATTATCTTAAGTTACAAAATATcgaagaagaaataaagaaaaacaatttaaatctttctttaattgGTGCTTCATATAAAGGTGCTGGTGTTCCAGACTGTATTTATAATGCAAGATTAAGTgttgagaattatttaaaatctttatga